A window of Apium graveolens cultivar Ventura chromosome 8, ASM990537v1, whole genome shotgun sequence contains these coding sequences:
- the LOC141679139 gene encoding uncharacterized protein LOC141679139 isoform X1: MHFGWLPRTLKRALVGLSYVRFGDVFLRYHPFHKVKNYSESGRGKVQVADYKIVVMFMEIIAQEQLTVVAIHSACILVGRLFSTVPSHQNYVLMTCLFLGVI, translated from the exons ATGCACTTTGGTTGGCTCCCAAGGACTCTAAAGAG AGCTCTTGTAGGCCTTTCGTATGTGAGATTCGGGGATGTGTTTTTAAGATATCATCCTTTTCACAAAGTGAAGAACTATTCAG AGTCAGGGCGTGGAAAAGTACAGGTTGCTGATTACAAAATTGTTGTTATGTTCATGGAAATAATAGCTCAGGAGCAATTAACCGTAGTTGCTATTCATTCTGCATGTATCCTGGTGGGCAG GTTGTTCTCAACAGTACCAAGCCATCAGAACTATGTGTTAATGACATGTCTTTTTCTCGGCGTTATCTAA
- the LOC141679139 gene encoding uncharacterized protein LOC141679139 isoform X2, with protein MHFGWLPRTLKRALVGLSYVRFGDVFLRYHPFHKVKNYSESGRGKVQVADYKIVVMFMEIIAQEQLTVVAIHSACILVGSYCLSGGFQFP; from the exons ATGCACTTTGGTTGGCTCCCAAGGACTCTAAAGAG AGCTCTTGTAGGCCTTTCGTATGTGAGATTCGGGGATGTGTTTTTAAGATATCATCCTTTTCACAAAGTGAAGAACTATTCAG AGTCAGGGCGTGGAAAAGTACAGGTTGCTGATTACAAAATTGTTGTTATGTTCATGGAAATAATAGCTCAGGAGCAATTAACCGTAGTTGCTATTCATTCTGCATGTATCCTGGTGGGCAG TTACTGTCTCAGCGGAGGATTTCAGTTTCCTTAA
- the LOC141679139 gene encoding uncharacterized protein LOC141679139 isoform X3, producing MHFGWLPRTLKRALVGLSYVRFGDVFLRYHPFHKVKNYSAQEQLTVVAIHSACILVGRLFSTVPSHQNYVLMTCLFLGVI from the exons ATGCACTTTGGTTGGCTCCCAAGGACTCTAAAGAG AGCTCTTGTAGGCCTTTCGTATGTGAGATTCGGGGATGTGTTTTTAAGATATCATCCTTTTCACAAAGTGAAGAACTATTCAG CTCAGGAGCAATTAACCGTAGTTGCTATTCATTCTGCATGTATCCTGGTGGGCAG GTTGTTCTCAACAGTACCAAGCCATCAGAACTATGTGTTAATGACATGTCTTTTTCTCGGCGTTATCTAA